In the Commensalibacter melissae genome, ACGCCAATAACAAAAACCGTCGCCGTTTCCTGCCTAATCTGCAGGATTATTCCTTAAGGTCCGATATTTTGGGTCAACAAATACATTTACGCGTCACAACGCATGGTCTCCGTACCATTGAACATAATGGCGGTTTAGACAATTTCCTGCTAAATACACCGAATCGTAAGCTTACAGAAGAGGCTTTAGTGATTAAACGTCGTATTCTTCAGGCTCAGGAAAAAAAATCAGCAGTAGCTGCTTAATTTTTTAAAAAATTGATTATCTAGTAATTAAATAACTTCCTTGATTTAATCTTAAGGGAGTTATTTTGAGTTAAAAAAGGAAATTATTCTTTTAATCTTATGATTTGATGAATATATTTTCTGAATATTTTTCTATCGTTTGTGGAGGTTTTACTTTTGTCCGACCATTCTGATCTTTCTAAAATCCGTAATATAGGTATTACCGCGCATATTGATGCGGGTAAAACAACGACAACTGAACGTATTCTATATTATACAGGTGTCTCCCATAAGATTGGTGAGGTCCACGAAGGGAACACCACTACTGACTATATGGCACAGGAACGTGAAAGAGGGATTACCATTACTTCCGCTGCCGTTACCTGTGAATGGAACAAGCATCGTATCAATATTATTGATACTCCGGGCCATATTGATTTTAACATTGAAGTTAACCGTTCATTGCGCGTACTTGATGGTGCGGTTTTCATTATCGAGGGTGTTGCTGGTGTCCAACCTCAGTCTGAAACGAATTGGCGTTTGGCTGACCGTTACAATGTCCCTCGCATTATTTTCATTAACAAGTTGGATCGTACAGGTGCAAATTTTGAATATGCTTTCAGCACTTTAAAAGATAAGCTGGATATTGTCGCTATCCCTTTACAGCTTCCGATTGGTGCGGAAGAAAATTTAAAAGGTGTTATCGATCTTGTTAATATGAATGCCATTATATGGGAAGGTGATGATCTTGGTGCCAAATACAATATTGTTGAAATCCCTGCTGAATTA is a window encoding:
- the rpmB gene encoding 50S ribosomal protein L28; the encoded protein is MSRRCQITGKGVLTGNNVSHANNKNRRRFLPNLQDYSLRSDILGQQIHLRVTTHGLRTIEHNGGLDNFLLNTPNRKLTEEALVIKRRILQAQEKKSAVAA